Within the Fischerella sp. PCC 9605 genome, the region ACACTGTCGCCTACGCTGATGGGGCGACGAATTCATTCAAAGCCACGAAGACCTGGCTTCTCCACAGAGAGGACTCAGGAGAATGGCTGATCAAGAGGCAGATGTGGAACCTCAAGTAATAACCGTTGAAGTGGGGATTCTTCTGCCCAAGCAAATAGAAAGTGCTGTCTCTTCGAGCGGAACTTGGCAGATCGTCGCTGCCCATATAGGTATGGTGGCTTAAACATTGGAAAATTCTCTTGCGATCGCTTTCTTGATCGGAACATGTTTTACATAGTTGTAATTCACATTAGGCGTGACTTGATAATATAGCTACAAAAACTCCGCAATTCTCCGTACAGCAGTTTCTAACACGTGTGGCTCGTGCACTAAGGCAAAGCGAACATAGCCTTCCCCGAATTTGCCAAAACCAGCACCAGGTGACGCTGCTACTCCTGTTTTTTCGACTAGTTGAGTACAGAATTCTACAGAATCTTGGCTCCAAGGTTCTGGTAACTTTGCCCAAACGTACATTGTGGCTTTAGGTTTGGGAAGTTGCCAACCAATGCGATGTAAAGCATTAACAAAGACATCCCGGCGTTGGCGGAAGGTATTGACAGCTGTTTTGACGCCATCTTGCGGCCCGCTGAGGGCTGCGATCGCCCCATTTAAAATTCCGCGATACTGATTAAAATCAACTGCTGCTTTGACTTGACGCAAAGCACGAATTAACTCAGCATTACCAATGGCATAAACTATGCGGAAGCCGCCCATATTATAGGACTTGGAAAGAGTAAAAAATTCAATTGAAACGGTTTTATCTGGATCGGCTTGGAGAAGTGATTGGGGATTAGGGATTAGGGATTGGGGATTGGGAAGATTTTTACCCCAGTCCCCGATTTCCTCGTTCAAGGTCAAGTTGCCTGTGAGGTTATTTGTGAGGCGATGCTGGCAGGTTGGTGGTAAAATAATCGCTTAATCGCTCTTTGATGAGATGCTCCGAGACTGGAAGTAGAATAATAAGATTGAGTGTGGTAACCTCACAGCAGTAAGGTGCATGAGCCAAGACTTGACCAAAAAAAATGCTCTGTTACAGGTTGTGCCACGATTGCCGGTTGTGCAAAGTCGAGACATTGTTTCAGATATTCTTCGGGTTGAACACCATCATCAACCTGCCAATGGGACATCCGAGTGTTGTCTTCCAAACTACTTACTCAGCATTCATCTTGGGCAGCCTATTCAGCTAAAACGGACAGTAGATGGACGGCGCAGCAGCGATTATCTAACTGAAGGCGACATCATGATTTCGCCTCCTTATTTGCATCGTAAACTGTCTTGGGATGTTGATGCAGATTTCTTGTTACTTCGCCTTGAGCCAAGGCTATTTACCTCTGCTGTGTCTGAAGCTTTTGATACAGATTCTATTCAAATCACGCCACAATTGAAGATTCGCGATCCTCTCATTCAATAAATCGGTTTGGCACTCAAAACAGAACTAGAAATCGATGGATTAAGTCATCGTCTCTATGCTGAGTCAATAGCGAGTGCATTAGCTGTTCACCTATTGCATCGCTACCCAACCCATAAGCCTGGTGTCCAAGCTTGCTCTGGCGGTTTGCCAAGCCTTTAGTTGCAGCAAGCCATCGACTACATTCAGGCTCATCTTGCTGAAGACATTTCCTTGGAGACGATCGCCACCGAAGTGGGCATGAGTCGTTATTATTTCTGTCGGTTGTTCAAGCAATCCACTGGGATGTCACCCTACCAATATCTCCTCAAATGCCGCATAGAGCGTGCTAAAGTGTTGCTTTTGCAGGGGCAACAGAGTATTACCGATATCGCTATACAAGTGGGTTTCGCCAATCAAAGCCAGTTCGGGAGGCATTTCAAACGCTTCACAGGTGTTACTCCCAAACAATTCTGGCAGCGATCGCAATAATCGACTAAGCAACGCAATAAGTGAATATACGGCAACCTTAGAGACATTGTATTATCAACTGGCAGAATCCTTTATGGAGATAGAGTAATACCGTGTTTGTCATCCGCAAATTGAAAACGCTCATTCTCGCTGCTGTACTCATACTGAGTTTTCTTGGTGTCTTGCCTA harbors:
- a CDS encoding helix-turn-helix domain-containing protein, translating into MQQAIDYIQAHLAEDISLETIATEVGMSRYYFCRLFKQSTGMSPYQYLLKCRIERAKVLLLQGQQSITDIAIQVGFANQSQFGRHFKRFTGVTPKQFWQRSQ